One genomic window of Moorella glycerini includes the following:
- the eam gene encoding glutamate 2,3-aminomutase, which translates to MGREVKREMALQRAAELKARIIDYLDAKDAIPSGLEAAAEIEASRQRIMAYFGAREADWEDWRWQLQHRITSVDVLEELVPLTETEKKAIKKVERTYRWAVSPYYLSLMGKDAACPIRRQAFPSAAELEDNTGVLDPMDEELTSPAPAITRRYPDRLIINVTNQCAMYCRHCQRRRNIGEVDRGRSRRELEQALEYIRRNEEIRDVLITGGDALMLSDAMIDWLLTELDHIPHVEIKRLGTRVPVTLPQRVTPALCRVLAKHPPIYLNTQFNHPREVTAAAKAACDRLVQAGVVLGNQAVLLKGVNNHPFIMRKLNQELLKIRVRPYYIFHAKPVKGTTHFITSIEEGVEIMEKLRGYTSGLAVPTYIINAPHGLGKTPILPQYVLAHNDNQVILRTWEKRTVFYPNTANDEQPAGA; encoded by the coding sequence ATGGGTAGAGAAGTCAAGCGGGAAATGGCCCTGCAAAGGGCAGCTGAGTTGAAGGCCAGGATTATTGATTACCTTGATGCTAAGGATGCCATTCCCAGTGGTTTGGAAGCAGCAGCGGAGATTGAAGCCAGCCGGCAGCGGATTATGGCTTATTTTGGTGCCAGGGAGGCCGACTGGGAAGACTGGCGCTGGCAATTGCAGCACCGGATTACCTCGGTTGACGTCCTGGAGGAATTAGTTCCCTTAACTGAAACGGAAAAGAAAGCCATCAAGAAGGTTGAGCGTACCTATCGCTGGGCTGTTTCGCCCTATTACCTTTCCCTCATGGGCAAGGATGCCGCCTGCCCCATCCGGCGCCAGGCCTTCCCCAGTGCCGCCGAGCTGGAGGATAATACCGGGGTACTTGACCCCATGGATGAAGAGTTAACGTCACCGGCACCGGCCATTACCCGCCGTTATCCCGACCGCTTGATTATTAACGTCACCAACCAGTGTGCCATGTACTGCCGGCACTGCCAGCGGCGCCGCAATATTGGGGAAGTTGACCGGGGCCGCAGCCGCCGGGAGTTAGAGCAGGCCCTGGAGTATATCCGCCGCAATGAAGAAATCCGTGATGTCCTGATTACCGGCGGTGATGCCTTGATGCTGAGTGATGCCATGATCGACTGGTTGTTAACGGAACTGGATCATATCCCTCATGTGGAAATCAAACGCCTGGGTACCCGGGTGCCGGTTACTTTACCCCAGCGTGTTACGCCGGCATTGTGCCGGGTACTGGCCAAGCACCCGCCAATTTACCTCAATACCCAGTTTAACCACCCGCGGGAGGTTACGGCGGCAGCGAAAGCGGCCTGCGACCGCCTGGTGCAGGCCGGGGTGGTCCTGGGGAACCAGGCGGTTTTATTAAAGGGCGTCAATAACCATCCCTTTATTATGAGGAAGCTCAACCAGGAACTGTTGAAAATCCGGGTACGGCCCTATTATATCTTCCACGCCAAGCCGGTTAAAGGGACGACCCACTTTATCACTTCCATTGAGGAAGGCGTGGAAATAATGGAGAAGCTGCGCGGCTATACCTCCGGGCTGGCCGTACCTACCTATATAATCAACGCTCCCCACGGCCTGGGCAAGACGCCCATCTTACCCCAGTATGTGCTGGCCCACAATGACAACCAGGTCATCCTGCGCACCTGGGAGAAGCGGACCGTTTTTTACCCCAACACCGCTAACGACGAGCAACCGGCCGGGGCTTGA
- a CDS encoding phosphatidylserine decarboxylase has product MVTFFEILAALAVIGGGIFWYLRKVWFYRDPVRVAPQEEGAILAPADGRVVYIKPFRHGEVAAEKLGRSIPIEEIMKAPGLGERGWIVGIYMSPLDVHFNYAPIDARVEHMVHTRARVNLPMVDLWEYIRLTYLRRAVDLFSHRYRLVNERLTIFLRGRDMQLAMVEIADKFVNKINCFISPGQAVTRGQKVSFIERGSQVDLVIFREDVEFAVRVGQQVYGARTVVARYRPAGGVEQ; this is encoded by the coding sequence ATGGTGACCTTTTTTGAAATCCTGGCCGCCCTTGCCGTCATCGGCGGGGGCATCTTCTGGTACCTGAGGAAGGTATGGTTTTATCGCGACCCGGTGCGGGTAGCGCCGCAAGAAGAAGGGGCCATCCTGGCCCCGGCCGACGGCAGGGTGGTCTATATCAAGCCCTTTCGTCATGGCGAAGTGGCAGCGGAAAAACTGGGCCGCTCTATTCCCATTGAAGAAATAATGAAGGCCCCGGGCCTTGGCGAGAGGGGCTGGATCGTGGGTATCTACATGTCGCCCCTGGACGTCCATTTTAACTACGCTCCCATTGATGCCCGGGTGGAGCATATGGTCCATACCCGGGCCAGGGTTAATTTGCCCATGGTCGACCTGTGGGAATATATCCGCCTCACCTATCTCCGGCGGGCGGTAGATCTCTTCAGCCATCGCTATCGCCTGGTAAATGAACGGTTGACCATTTTTTTAAGGGGCCGGGACATGCAGCTGGCCATGGTCGAGATTGCCGACAAGTTTGTCAATAAGATTAACTGTTTTATTTCTCCCGGCCAGGCCGTTACCCGGGGCCAGAAGGTTTCCTTTATCGAACGGGGTTCCCAGGTAGACCTGGTTATCTTCAGGGAGGATGTCGAGTTTGCCGTCCGGGTGGGCCAGCAGGTTTACGGCGCCCGGACGGTGGTGGCCCGTTACCGGCCGGCAGGCGGGGTAGAGCAGTGA
- a CDS encoding PIG-L family deacetylase, whose translation MTGAGFYARGVSAIIPAYNEAATVGKVIDTLKEVASIVEIIVVSDGSQDATASVARRHGARVIELATNGGKGAAMTVGARAAREEILLFLDADLEGLTAAHVEALVAPLLAGSADMTVGIFSRGRSLTDLAQVVAPHLSGQRAIRKELFLAVGAEKSRFEVEVLLTSEARARGWRVQKIPLANMTHIMKEEKRGLYRGVVARMGMYKDILGYILRLTRKKIKARPVALLLLLLILAGALNYDVLALRSAAAAAGRMPDLELPAGGHRILVISPHPDDETLGAGGLIAEARDRGDAVKVVFMTNGDGFRRGVEKFNGPLPAGASDFLQYGRVRQQEAITALGVLGVKSSDIIFLGYPDGGLAPIWLGYWGEDRPYTSIYTRQAAVPYKLAFAPGEPYTAPALLNTLVAILKDYRPTDIYVTDTNDSHPDHWATGAFTLAAAGKVREEDPSFRPNLYTFVIHTGTWQILPVMERKAKPLLPPGYFLSRGTPWYKLPLSPEAMDRKKKAIAAYKTQDLVMPTFLANFERPNEVFSHLVDQQLVQADSSAGGDGEPAYWPESARVALDPAGDQLTRKLEKGGDLKAAYLLQAGNTTFVRLDTWGRPGFPVIYTASIYLLPGKPAGQVQRFILQVAPGERQARWLARPTGYNPGAVRVIYREHSVEIALPGLVPPGEHHLMFAAATSISKIPLDRIPWRLLQVNGGDI comes from the coding sequence GTGACAGGTGCAGGATTCTATGCCAGGGGCGTCAGCGCCATTATCCCGGCCTACAACGAGGCAGCTACGGTAGGTAAAGTAATTGATACTTTAAAAGAAGTGGCCAGCATCGTCGAAATCATCGTAGTCAGCGACGGTTCGCAAGATGCTACGGCCAGCGTTGCCCGCCGCCATGGTGCCCGGGTAATTGAGCTGGCTACCAATGGGGGTAAAGGGGCGGCCATGACCGTTGGTGCCCGTGCGGCCCGGGAGGAGATCCTGCTTTTCCTGGATGCCGACCTGGAGGGGTTGACGGCAGCCCATGTCGAAGCCCTGGTTGCTCCTTTACTGGCCGGCAGCGCCGATATGACGGTAGGTATTTTCAGCCGGGGACGATCGCTCACGGACCTGGCCCAGGTAGTGGCTCCCCACCTTTCCGGCCAGCGCGCCATCCGTAAAGAATTGTTCCTGGCGGTGGGAGCAGAAAAAAGCCGTTTTGAGGTCGAAGTATTGCTTACCAGTGAAGCCCGCGCCCGGGGCTGGCGGGTGCAGAAAATACCCCTGGCCAATATGACCCATATCATGAAGGAAGAAAAGCGGGGGTTATACCGGGGCGTAGTCGCCCGGATGGGGATGTATAAAGACATCCTGGGCTACATCTTGCGCTTGACCAGGAAAAAGATCAAGGCGCGGCCGGTAGCCCTGTTGCTTTTACTGCTTATCCTGGCGGGAGCCTTGAATTATGATGTCCTGGCCCTGCGGTCGGCGGCAGCGGCAGCCGGGCGGATGCCTGATCTGGAACTCCCGGCCGGAGGCCACCGGATTCTGGTCATTTCGCCCCACCCTGATGACGAAACCCTGGGAGCCGGAGGCCTCATCGCTGAGGCCAGAGACCGGGGTGATGCCGTGAAGGTAGTTTTTATGACCAACGGCGATGGTTTCCGGCGGGGAGTGGAAAAGTTCAACGGTCCTTTGCCGGCAGGGGCCAGCGACTTTTTGCAATACGGACGGGTACGGCAGCAGGAAGCTATCACTGCCCTGGGGGTCCTGGGAGTTAAATCTAGTGATATCATTTTTCTGGGTTATCCCGACGGCGGCCTGGCCCCCATCTGGCTGGGTTACTGGGGGGAAGACAGGCCCTATACCTCCATTTATACCCGCCAGGCGGCAGTACCCTATAAACTGGCCTTTGCTCCGGGTGAGCCCTATACTGCTCCGGCTTTATTGAATACTCTAGTAGCAATCCTCAAAGACTACCGGCCCACCGATATTTATGTAACTGATACCAATGACAGCCACCCTGATCACTGGGCCACGGGGGCCTTCACCCTGGCGGCTGCAGGTAAAGTCAGGGAAGAAGATCCGTCCTTCAGGCCGAATCTTTATACGTTTGTTATTCACACCGGGACCTGGCAGATATTGCCTGTAATGGAGCGGAAGGCCAAACCCCTGCTGCCCCCCGGCTATTTCCTCAGCCGGGGCACGCCCTGGTATAAATTGCCCCTCTCGCCGGAAGCCATGGACCGGAAAAAGAAGGCCATTGCCGCTTATAAAACCCAGGACCTGGTCATGCCGACTTTCCTGGCCAATTTTGAACGGCCCAACGAAGTTTTCTCTCACCTTGTAGACCAGCAGCTGGTACAGGCTGATAGCAGTGCCGGAGGAGACGGCGAGCCCGCTTACTGGCCGGAGTCAGCCCGGGTAGCTTTAGATCCGGCCGGCGATCAGCTGACCAGGAAACTGGAGAAGGGTGGCGATTTAAAGGCAGCTTACCTCCTGCAGGCTGGCAATACCACCTTTGTACGCCTGGATACCTGGGGCCGGCCCGGCTTTCCAGTAATATATACGGCCAGCATCTACCTGTTACCCGGTAAACCTGCAGGCCAGGTCCAGCGCTTCATCTTGCAGGTAGCCCCCGGTGAAAGGCAAGCCAGGTGGCTGGCCCGGCCGACCGGTTATAACCCGGGGGCTGTGCGGGTAATCTACCGGGAGCACAGTGTTGAAATAGCACTACCCGGCCTGGTGCCGCCAGGAGAGCATCACCTGATGTTTGCCGCCGCCACCTCTATCAGTAAAATACCCCTGGACCGGATACCCTGGCGCCTTTTACAGGTAAACGGGGGCGATATATAA
- a CDS encoding 4Fe-4S dicluster domain-containing protein: MARFGMLVDLTRCIGCYGCTVACQARWDLLPQVQFTKVHRYEVGTFPRVKGGVVTTQCMHCDDPPCARVCPTGATRKRADGIVVVDEQECIGCRYCQSACPYDARSFNPERNIVQKCYFCYDFVEQGEKPACVDTCMAGARIFGDLEDKGSELSRAITAKKAVQIKGTSIFYVPPRNLDTSVLPADFQEPGAVRIWQDIVHPAGKTVMGLAAGAVVAGLVVNTVNKSNNHK, translated from the coding sequence ATGGCCAGGTTTGGTATGCTTGTAGATCTAACGCGTTGTATAGGCTGCTACGGCTGTACCGTGGCCTGCCAGGCCAGGTGGGACTTATTACCCCAGGTGCAGTTTACTAAAGTCCACCGTTATGAGGTGGGTACTTTTCCCAGGGTCAAAGGCGGGGTGGTAACCACCCAGTGCATGCACTGTGACGATCCGCCCTGTGCCCGCGTCTGTCCTACCGGAGCTACCCGGAAACGTGCCGACGGTATTGTTGTAGTTGACGAGCAGGAGTGTATCGGCTGCCGTTACTGCCAGTCGGCCTGCCCCTATGACGCCCGGAGCTTTAACCCGGAGCGGAATATCGTTCAGAAATGTTATTTCTGCTATGACTTTGTAGAGCAAGGGGAAAAACCGGCCTGTGTGGACACCTGTATGGCCGGGGCCAGGATTTTTGGCGACCTGGAAGATAAAGGGAGCGAGTTATCCCGGGCCATAACAGCTAAAAAAGCCGTCCAGATCAAAGGAACTTCTATCTTTTACGTACCGCCGCGGAACCTGGATACCTCCGTCCTGCCCGCGGATTTCCAGGAACCCGGGGCGGTACGCATCTGGCAGGACATTGTCCATCCGGCCGGGAAAACCGTGATGGGCCTGGCCGCCGGCGCCGTAGTTGCCGGTTTAGTAGTTAACACTGTTAATAAAAGCAATAACCATAAATGA
- a CDS encoding molybdopterin-containing oxidoreductase family protein, translating into MLEQRISRRTFLKGSLVAGALATFGGKLVPLEQAEAAEATSPAASQVVPTICEMCGVKCGILAHVREGRVWRLTGNPRDPQSSGRLCARGNAGTKTLYDPDRLKGPMKRVGDGKFQPIGWEQAFKEIGAKLQELKGRYGPQTLVWLAHPELISPLEKHFMAAFGSPNYTGHGPTCYSSRNVAFEQMYGGVPGVDYRNVRYYIAFGRNLTGGIKNPDIQKIVAARAEGAHLVAVDPRLSDFAFFADEWLPIRPGTDLALVLALINVIINENLYDAAFVAERTVGFAELKAGVATYTPEWAAKITGIDAATITRLARELAAAKPAAAVDPGWHAVTGSQYYNSVQAARAVAALNALLGNLGARGGLAFPPGIKLGDPSSIMGPKPPAAAGPRWDGAGSEKWPLNKAHGMIQVFPERVKEDKPYPLKAVVIQHLNPVRSSTDSGAFIEALKQLELVVAIDIQMNDTAYYAHYVLPEATYLERYDPLMTAGNKVVLRQPAVEPLFDTRGAEEIIAGLAKAAGLSAYFNFTLEQYNDALLAPLGLTQAQLARVGVAEVEAQQPDYTKLKTPSGKIELACQAFVKAGSTLTPAWEPPLVEPGEDEFRFIQGHVPMHTHTTTDNNAYLHAIMPENELWVHPSRAGKLGIKTGDLVEVASRVGKVKVKARVTEGIHPEAVFLAHGFGCGVPLRKLAYNKGANDSALIPVITAPVSGAAAQCETLVTVRKAG; encoded by the coding sequence ATGTTGGAACAAAGAATAAGCCGGCGAACCTTCCTGAAAGGCTCCCTGGTAGCCGGGGCCCTGGCCACCTTTGGCGGTAAGCTGGTGCCCCTGGAGCAGGCGGAGGCGGCAGAGGCAACATCCCCGGCAGCTTCCCAGGTCGTTCCCACTATTTGCGAAATGTGCGGGGTCAAATGCGGTATTCTGGCCCATGTCCGGGAGGGCCGGGTATGGCGCCTTACCGGTAACCCCAGGGACCCCCAGAGCAGCGGCCGTTTATGTGCCCGGGGCAATGCCGGAACCAAAACTCTTTATGATCCCGACCGCCTGAAGGGTCCCATGAAAAGGGTGGGCGATGGGAAGTTCCAGCCCATCGGCTGGGAGCAGGCCTTTAAGGAAATTGGAGCCAAGCTCCAGGAATTGAAAGGCCGTTATGGCCCCCAGACCCTGGTCTGGCTGGCGCACCCGGAGCTTATTTCTCCCTTGGAGAAGCATTTCATGGCTGCCTTCGGTTCCCCCAATTATACCGGCCATGGGCCGACCTGTTACAGTAGCCGTAACGTGGCTTTTGAGCAAATGTACGGCGGTGTCCCGGGGGTTGACTACCGCAATGTCAGGTACTACATTGCCTTTGGCCGTAACCTCACAGGAGGTATTAAAAACCCTGATATTCAAAAGATCGTTGCCGCCAGGGCAGAAGGCGCCCACCTGGTGGCCGTAGACCCGCGCCTGAGTGATTTTGCCTTCTTTGCCGATGAGTGGCTCCCCATCAGGCCGGGTACCGATCTGGCCCTGGTCCTGGCCCTGATTAACGTTATCATTAATGAAAACCTCTATGATGCCGCCTTCGTGGCCGAACGCACGGTGGGCTTTGCTGAATTAAAAGCCGGGGTGGCTACTTATACCCCTGAATGGGCGGCTAAAATCACGGGAATTGACGCGGCGACCATCACCCGCCTTGCCCGGGAACTGGCGGCGGCCAAACCGGCGGCAGCCGTCGATCCCGGCTGGCATGCCGTTACCGGTTCCCAGTATTACAACAGCGTCCAGGCGGCCCGGGCCGTAGCCGCCCTCAACGCCCTGCTGGGCAACCTGGGTGCCAGAGGCGGCCTGGCCTTCCCGCCCGGGATTAAACTGGGTGATCCATCCAGTATCATGGGCCCCAAACCGCCGGCGGCAGCAGGGCCACGCTGGGATGGGGCCGGCAGCGAGAAATGGCCCCTCAATAAGGCCCACGGCATGATCCAGGTTTTCCCTGAGAGGGTCAAGGAAGATAAACCCTACCCCCTCAAAGCGGTAGTGATCCAGCACCTGAACCCGGTACGCTCCAGTACGGATTCCGGGGCCTTTATTGAGGCGCTGAAGCAGCTGGAGCTGGTGGTGGCCATTGATATCCAGATGAACGATACGGCCTACTATGCCCATTATGTGTTGCCGGAAGCCACCTACCTGGAAAGGTACGACCCCCTGATGACGGCGGGCAACAAAGTGGTGTTGCGCCAGCCGGCAGTAGAGCCCCTTTTTGATACCAGAGGTGCGGAAGAAATCATCGCCGGCCTGGCTAAAGCCGCGGGCCTAAGCGCGTACTTTAACTTTACCCTGGAGCAATATAACGACGCCCTGCTGGCTCCCCTGGGCCTGACCCAGGCGCAGCTGGCCCGGGTAGGGGTAGCCGAAGTAGAAGCCCAGCAACCCGATTACACCAAACTCAAGACGCCTTCCGGCAAAATTGAGCTGGCCTGCCAGGCCTTTGTCAAGGCCGGCAGCACCCTGACCCCGGCCTGGGAGCCGCCCCTGGTGGAACCGGGGGAAGACGAGTTCCGCTTCATCCAGGGCCATGTACCCATGCACACCCATACCACTACCGACAACAACGCCTACCTGCACGCCATCATGCCGGAAAACGAGCTCTGGGTCCATCCCAGCCGCGCCGGCAAGCTGGGCATCAAGACGGGGGATCTGGTCGAAGTGGCTTCCCGGGTAGGCAAGGTCAAGGTGAAGGCCCGGGTGACGGAGGGCATCCATCCCGAGGCCGTTTTCCTGGCCCATGGCTTTGGCTGCGGTGTTCCTTTAAGAAAGCTGGCCTATAACAAAGGAGCCAATGATAGCGCTTTGATACCAGTTATTACGGCGCCTGTCTCCGGGGCGGCGGCCCAGTGCGAAACTCTGGTGACGGTACGGAAGGCAGGGTGA
- a CDS encoding DedA family protein, which translates to MTAVHVYVVLFGLLVIEGTGVPGIPFEPAFLAAGYLIERGEMSFWGAVVVGTAGNLLGNLLGYWLGARPGRGLIERFFHRGLGQDGLASARYWLGRYGAAVIIFARWFGPIRTPTILAAGVLGMEAGIYTLYSALGAFTWTLAWQYASWKGAHYLLRWWHFYRRYATWWMDILLILVLLAITAGSIYYCWRCRRMGRNGKK; encoded by the coding sequence GTGACAGCCGTTCACGTCTATGTGGTCCTCTTTGGCCTGCTGGTCATCGAAGGCACAGGTGTGCCGGGTATCCCCTTTGAACCGGCCTTCCTGGCCGCCGGTTATTTAATTGAACGCGGGGAGATGAGCTTCTGGGGGGCAGTAGTGGTTGGGACCGCCGGCAATCTCCTGGGCAACTTGCTGGGCTACTGGCTGGGGGCCAGGCCGGGGCGTGGTCTAATCGAGCGTTTTTTCCACCGGGGCCTGGGTCAGGATGGCCTGGCCTCAGCCCGTTACTGGCTGGGCCGCTATGGAGCGGCAGTGATTATTTTCGCCCGCTGGTTCGGTCCCATCAGGACGCCGACCATCCTGGCGGCGGGAGTCCTGGGGATGGAGGCCGGCATTTATACCCTTTATTCAGCCCTGGGGGCCTTTACCTGGACCCTGGCCTGGCAGTATGCCAGCTGGAAGGGGGCCCATTATCTCCTCAGGTGGTGGCACTTTTATCGCCGGTACGCCACCTGGTGGATGGATATCCTGCTGATCCTGGTACTGCTGGCCATTACCGCCGGTTCTATCTATTATTGCTGGCGATGCCGGCGTATGGGAAGAAATGGAAAAAAATAG
- a CDS encoding formate dehydrogenase subunit gamma, whose translation MPEERVERFNLAERLGHWSHGITFVVLLLTGSALVFRGYAGLIGPEGLRLFRSLHHLMAYPFTFLTVIILLLGTPRTVGQWFKECLTWGRDDLRFIAAFPREFFGLKVQLPEQGKFNAGEKLNSLLTIAGSILMVVTGWILLLRDSVAPALVAWALPLHSAGALVMGGVILGHIYLALGHPNSRESINGMLSGKVSARFAREHHARWYRELQAGDFQGKKQQKIA comes from the coding sequence ATGCCTGAAGAAAGAGTGGAGCGCTTCAACCTGGCTGAGCGCCTGGGTCACTGGAGCCATGGCATCACTTTTGTCGTCCTGTTGCTGACGGGTTCAGCCCTGGTCTTCCGCGGTTATGCCGGCCTGATAGGGCCTGAGGGATTGCGCCTCTTTCGCAGCCTTCATCACTTGATGGCCTATCCCTTTACCTTCCTGACGGTAATTATCCTGCTGCTTGGCACGCCACGTACGGTCGGGCAATGGTTCAAGGAGTGCCTTACCTGGGGGCGGGACGACTTGCGCTTTATTGCCGCCTTCCCCAGAGAATTTTTCGGGCTGAAGGTGCAGTTACCCGAGCAGGGCAAGTTTAACGCCGGCGAAAAGCTCAATTCCCTCCTGACCATTGCCGGCTCCATCTTAATGGTTGTTACCGGCTGGATCTTGCTCCTGCGGGATAGCGTTGCCCCTGCCCTGGTGGCCTGGGCCCTGCCCCTGCACTCGGCCGGGGCCCTGGTCATGGGCGGCGTCATCCTGGGCCATATTTACCTGGCCCTGGGTCACCCCAATTCCCGGGAGTCCATCAACGGCATGCTTTCAGGTAAGGTATCCGCCAGGTTTGCCCGCGAACATCATGCCCGCTGGTACCGGGAACTACAAGCCGGAGACTTTCAGGGGAAAAAACAACAAAAAATCGCTTAA
- a CDS encoding flagellar motor protein has translation MDLNVILGLIIGFGSLIAAFILEGGEPGALLAVTAAMIVFGGTIGATMIGFSREEILNVPRLLKIAFREKPFDLNQTIETIVNYAIMARREGFVRLEKELDTIHDAFLRSALQLVVDGTDPEQTRNVLEQHIYAAETRHATGISIFEAAGGYAPTMGIIGTVMGLVHVLSNLSSPEKLGPSIAMAFIATLYGVSSANLLWLPIAAKLKNKANRERIYQEMILEGVLALQAGRNPTLIRSTLMAFLSPDKQRAILGETTAKGVAAGAQAPGRKG, from the coding sequence TTGGATCTTAATGTCATCCTGGGCTTAATTATCGGCTTTGGTTCCTTGATTGCCGCCTTTATCCTGGAAGGGGGCGAGCCAGGCGCCCTGCTGGCCGTTACGGCAGCCATGATCGTTTTCGGCGGCACCATCGGTGCCACCATGATTGGCTTCAGCCGGGAAGAAATCCTTAACGTCCCGCGTTTACTGAAAATCGCCTTCCGGGAAAAGCCCTTTGACTTAAACCAGACCATTGAAACCATCGTTAATTACGCCATTATGGCCCGGAGGGAGGGTTTTGTCCGGCTGGAGAAGGAACTGGACACCATCCATGACGCCTTCCTAAGATCCGCCCTGCAGCTGGTGGTGGACGGCACCGACCCCGAACAGACCCGCAATGTCCTGGAACAGCATATTTACGCCGCCGAAACGCGCCATGCCACCGGCATCAGCATTTTTGAAGCCGCCGGCGGTTATGCCCCCACCATGGGCATTATTGGCACCGTCATGGGCCTGGTCCACGTCCTCAGCAATCTCAGTTCCCCGGAAAAGCTGGGGCCTTCCATAGCCATGGCCTTTATCGCCACCCTCTACGGCGTCTCTTCCGCCAACCTCCTGTGGCTGCCTATTGCCGCCAAGCTCAAGAATAAAGCTAACAGGGAGCGCATCTACCAGGAGATGATCCTAGAGGGTGTCCTGGCCCTCCAGGCCGGCAGGAACCCCACCCTGATCCGCAGTACCCTGATGGCTTTCCTGTCTCCGGATAAACAGCGGGCCATCCTGGGCGAGACGACAGCAAAGGGGGTGGCCGCCGGTGCCCAGGCGCCAGGCCGAAAAGGTTAG
- a CDS encoding OmpA/MotB family protein — MPRRQAEKVSHDNKERWLLTYSDLITLLMIFFVVMYSISNINAQKMAALASSLAQAFIGSPAPGLFEAGGLPSLVPGVAPAPGGQGTEGQSVEGTELARVKVELQQYIQQEGLQDQVTLKTEERGLVVSMADAILFPKGSAELTPAAHALIRQVGQALARLPNYLRVEGHTDNLPIHTPLFPSNWELSTARAINVVKVLMNDAGINPERLSATGYGEYRPVAPNDNEGDMARNRRVDIVVLKEAYNITEPHK, encoded by the coding sequence GTGCCCAGGCGCCAGGCCGAAAAGGTTAGTCATGATAATAAAGAGCGCTGGCTCTTAACCTATTCTGACTTGATTACCTTGCTGATGATCTTTTTCGTGGTTATGTACTCCATCAGTAACATCAATGCTCAAAAAATGGCTGCCCTGGCCAGTTCCCTGGCCCAGGCTTTCATAGGGTCACCGGCCCCGGGCCTGTTTGAGGCCGGGGGCCTGCCCTCCCTCGTTCCCGGTGTAGCTCCTGCGCCAGGCGGGCAGGGTACGGAAGGACAGAGCGTCGAAGGAACAGAACTGGCCAGGGTCAAGGTTGAACTGCAGCAATATATCCAGCAGGAAGGCCTCCAGGACCAGGTAACTTTAAAAACCGAGGAGCGGGGCCTGGTGGTCAGCATGGCCGATGCCATCCTTTTTCCCAAGGGGTCCGCCGAGCTAACTCCAGCGGCTCACGCCCTCATCCGGCAGGTGGGCCAGGCCCTGGCCAGACTCCCCAATTACCTGCGGGTAGAAGGCCATACCGATAATTTACCCATCCATACTCCCCTCTTCCCTTCCAACTGGGAGCTGTCGACGGCGCGGGCCATTAATGTCGTCAAAGTTCTAATGAACGATGCCGGCATCAATCCCGAGCGCCTGTCGGCCACGGGCTACGGTGAATATCGCCCCGTGGCCCCCAATGACAATGAAGGCGATATGGCCCGCAACCGGCGCGTCGATATTGTCGTCCTCAAGGAAGCCTATAATATCACCGAGCCGCACAAATGA